One window of the Cryptomeria japonica chromosome 7, Sugi_1.0, whole genome shotgun sequence genome contains the following:
- the LOC131074859 gene encoding abscisic stress-ripening protein 5 yields the protein MSEEHHHHLFHHKKEEEVSADAANSVYVEQTTVEYGSEDKYGKAIKEEKHHKHLEHVGEFGAVAAGGFAMYEKHQAKKDPEHAHRHKIEEEIAAAAAVGSGGFAFHEHHEKKGDKKEAEEASGKKHHHLF from the exons ATGtctgaggagcatcatcatcatctgtttCACCACAAGAAAGAGGAGGAGGTGAGTGCTGATGCAGCGAACAGCGTTTATGTAGAGCAGACGACTGTTGAGTATGGCAGTGAAGACAAGTATGGGAAGGCGATAAAGGAGGAAAAACACCACAAGCATTTGGAACATGTTGGTGAATTCGGCGCTGTGGCTGCTGGAGGATTTGCAATG TATGAGAAGCACCAAGCAAAGAAAGATCCAGAGCATGCTCACAGGCACAAGATAGAGGAGGAGattgctgctgctgctgctgtgGGCAGTGGTGGATTTGCATTCCATGAACACCATGAGAAGAAAGGAGACAAGAAAGAAGCTGAGGAAGCCAGTGGCAAGAAGCATCACCATCTCTTCTGA